The genomic interval TACCTGTGTGTCTAGCTTAGTATGATCACTTTTCTAAGTCTCCATACCTTGTATCTAGCTTAGTATGATCTCTTTTCTAAGTCTCCCTACCTGTGTGTCTAGCTTAGTATGATCACTATTCTAAGTCTCGATACCTGTGTGTCTAGCTTAGTATGATCACTATTCTAAGTCTCCATACCTGTGTGTCTAGCTTAGTATGATCACTTTTCTAAGTCTCCCTACCTGTGTTTCTAGCTTAGTATGATCACTTTTCTAAGTCTCCATACCTTGTATCTAGCTTAGTATGATCACTTTTCTAAGTCTCCTACCTGTGTGTCTTGCTTAGTATGATCACTATTCTAAGTCTCCATACCTGTGTGTCTAGCTTAGTATGATCACTATTCTAAGTCTCCATACCTGTGTGTCTAGCTTAGTATGATCACTATTCTAAGTCTCCATACCTGTGTGTCTAGCTTAGTACGATCACTTTTCTAAGTCTCCATACCTTGTATCTAGCTTAGTATGATCTCTTTTCTAAGTCTCCATACCTGTGTGTCTAGCTTAGTACGATCACTTTTCTAAGTCTCCATACCTGTGTGTCTAGCTTAGTACGATCACTTTTCTAAGTCTCCCTACCTGTGTGTCTAGCTTAGTATGATTTCTTTTCTAAGTCTCCATACCTGTGTGTCTAGCTTAGTACGATCACTTTTCTAAGTCTCCATACCTTGTATCTAGCTTAGTATGATCTCTTTTCTAAGTCTCCATACCTGTGTATCTAGCTTAGTATGATCACTTTTCTAAGTCTCCTACCTGTGTGTCTTGCTTAGTATGATCACTTTTCTAAGTCTCCATACCTGTGTGTCTAGCTTAGTATGATCACTTTTCTAAGTCTCCATACCTGTGTGTCTAGCTTAGTATGATCACTTTTCTAAGTCTCCATACCTTGTATCTAGCTTAGTATGATCTCTTTTCTAAGTCTCCATACCTTGTATCTAGCTTAGTATGATCTCTTTTCTAAGTCTCCATACCTGTGTGTCTAGCTTAGTATGATCACTTTTCTAAGTCTCCATACCTGTGTTTCTAGCTTAGTATAATCTCTTTTCTAAGTCTCCCTACCTGTGTGTCTAGCTTAGTACGATCACTTTTCTAAGTCTCCCTACCTGTGTGTCTAGCTTAGTACGATCACTTTTCTAAGTCTCCCTACCTGTGTGTCTAGCTTAGTACGATCACTTTTCTAAGTCTCCCTACCTGTGTTTCTAGCTTAGTATGATCACTTTTCTAAGTCTCCATACCTTGTATCTAGCTTAGTATGATCTCTTTTCTAAGTCTCCCTACCTGTGTGTCTAGCTTAGTACGATCACTTTTCTAAGTCTCCCTACCTGTGTGTCTAGCTTTGTAGTACAACCGGCCTGGCAAGGCGCAAAGTACATGATGCCGTTTACACCGCAGACGGGATTGTAGTTGGAGCGGAGACAGCTGCAGTTCTGGTTACAAGGCGCTGTTAGACTTGAATCCATCTCTGagctatatgaaaaaaaacaaaatacagtgAAACTTTCATATAACTGATACCATCGGGACATAACAATgtgtaaaaaataattatattaatGCACCAATGTATTTAGCTAATTGTGGACAGAGGAGCTCCGGCTTAACGTAATTATCAGAAAATGTAGAGAGCCAGGTTTGTACACCTCAGAAAAAAATCCAAGTCGACGTGACCTGGGTTCGAACCCTGGTCCTCTTGCTTGGGAGACGAGgcccgtatcactgagctatcgcgccactccaAACACGCGCCACTGACCGTCTTATATGGAGGTTATATTAATACAGTTTGAATTTGATTGGGATTACAATGTTTGGAAGAGAAGTGCTGCGCGCGGTTTAGGAGACAAGAACTTGCCCCTACCTGTCATTGTATGGAACGTTAACCCCCGCGAACTCCAGTGTCGAACATCCGGGAATGTAGAATGCAGGAATGGCGATTAAGCCGACTATTGATAACACCATACACATCTTGGCCGACCCGCGGCACGCGTCCTTTAATTTCAGTCGACGGACAAGAAGACTGCCCCCTATAATACCACCTGTGACCAGGAAGAAACGAAAATTAGTAAATACAGCAAAACCCCAGGACAGAACAAACACGAACAAAACTCGAACACAACACGATCACAACACGAAACAGAACTCGAACACTGCCCGATCACAACAAGAACAGAACTCAAAAGCAAACCGAACACAACACGAACAGAACTCGAATAGAGCCCGAACACAACATAAACAGAACTCGAAAACAGCCAGAACACAACGCGAACATAACTCGAACACAACAAAAACTGAGCTCGAATACAGACAGCCCTAAAAAATCAGCGAGATTATAATTTGATACAGCCCGAACACAACCCGAACAGAACTCGTAAACAACCTGAAAAAACTCGTACACAAGAGCAGGGCGAAACTCGCACCGAATCCgtgaaaaaatggaaaaaaaccCAAACAGTATTTAATCATCCTCGGGAAACCAGAGCTTTGGGGAAATCGCAACGAGGCGCGAGAACAAGGCACTGGCGGGAAAGAAGGTAAGGGCCCGGGTTCGACGCCGTGGGTTCCCAGGGATGAATCCAAGTCgacatctttaaaaaaaaactcgaacAAAAGTTGGAAAGATCCCGAATAGAACTCGAGCTGATATCCCACAGAATGCGACTTGGACATGAACACACTCCAACAATGCTAAACGTGCAAACATCGCCGCTCGTAAAGAAAATGTCGTCGAACTTCTTTATTAACAACATGGTGTTCACACAGCGCCAGCTATGCCAGTAACCAGTAACGCCGGCACCGGGCTTtaggaaacaaaataaaacaaggttCCTGGTCGCTCATCACGCCTGCGAGGAAGGCTTCTTATCACTCCGACGCCACTCGTGATAGTACTCGGAGAGATCCGGACTTCATGGTCCTTTGCGCATTTCATATTCGCAGCTCGTGAAGGTACTAGCAGAAATCCCGAACTTAATACTCTCTTACGCATTTCATATTTACCTAAAGTAACGAAGACGCTCGGCACTCCGACGCCACTCGTGATTGTACTCGGCGAGATCCCGAACTTGAACGTCACGTACTTGAACGCGAACGGGGCCACCCCACTGAGAAAAAACACACCAACCCAGACAGCCAAAGAATTGAGCATGAAGGTGGGGTTTCTCAGTAAGGACTTGGTGGAGGGGGCGATCTCCTTGACTGTACCATGCATGCCGTCCCATGTTGGAATGTCCCCTTTAAGAATGAATTCCTCTCGGCGCTCACGGGAGCCAGGGAGAACAGCAGTGAAGCCGCTGATGGCAAAGGCGATGATGAGGGTCACGATCCCCCCACAGAAGTACCCCAGCCACCACGCCCCCACCCAGCGGGGGTCATCGGGAGTCATGTGGCGAAGATCATTGGGCTAGAACGGAGAGAGGATATTATTAAAAAACGCAGACCTTACCATTGTTTGACACTATCTCGTCAATCAAGAAGTGACGTCATATAGGCATGAGCATCCAAAAGGCGCCAAACGTGTGCACATATATTATTCACTCTCAATTTATAAAAAGAGAATGGAAAAATAAGCTCGAGATGGCTTAGTTATCGCGGAAGTAATCATATAGGAGTCCGGCTGACTAAAGTAGAGTCCGTTTGAATCTGAAAATGGAAGACTGTAGCGAGTCAACACATATTTTTTGACGGAAGAGTATTTGCACTTTTGACGTCGAGACTTCATCTTAGGTTGCCTCGAAGTTATGCAAATTAACCAAACACAcaacattattatcattagaTGTTAGTGACCAACGTTTTGGGATTCTGGGAATTGGTCAAAGAGGTACACCAGATTCTAAACAGgacggaggggggggggggggagatgggGTGAACAAATATGAAAATGAACACGAAGGGGTGGAcaatataaagaaaatactaaaaactCATCAAAAGGAGAAAAGGCACCCCTTCTGGATTCGCCTTGGCTTTACTGCTAGAAAAATTGGAGTAAATAAATGCTTGGATAATCTTACCAATTCAATGTCAACATAAATTCCAAGAAGAAGGCCCCCAAGTACCTGGCCCACCCCGACGCCTAGAGCCGTCAATGTCAAGAACACTCCTAAGTAAACGGGGAAGTCCTTTGGGTGTGTATTCTCATCTAGGTAGGTCTGGCCCAAAGGAACAGTTGGAGCACCGCCCGCAGAGATCATTACTTCAGCCAGGAAGAAGATAAACATGTAGTACCAGGCAGAGCCATCACCTGACTGGCAAAACTTATCAAGGCTAGTCGTGTTCTGTGTACAGAGCTGTTGGTCTTCGTATACCAGAGCAAGATTTTCTGGACGGTAGGGGCCAGATAGGAAGTGTGGTGAGGCGTGGAGAAGGCAGCCAAGACCTGCAATGATCAAGCTTAATAAGATACTGATCTGCTAAAATGTAATATTTGCAAAGGTTTTCAGTACCTTTAAAGTGTAAATATTGTGTGTTAATTAAAAACAATGAgttgaaagaaaaaagcatAATCTCAATACTATTGAACTTATAGAAACACATCCTCGGGGACGCAAGAGCACCCCACACTCCCTGTGTGCcagatctccgcgacgccctgggtccctgaGGGATATAGAAACATGCCTGGATGTGCTTATTATAAAAGAAACTTGAAAATGCAACTTCATACGTTGAGGAACAAAGAATTTCAACACCAAGTAATGGCATGGAACAAACAGTTTGCAGGTCACATCCAATACATACACATACACAGAGAAAGAGCAGAGAGGAGTCACACCTCTGGTTCCTGGAGCAAAAACAAGAAATCAGAGAAGAGTTAATCCAGAGACATTACACATGGAAAAAACACCTGAACAAAATACAACCATGACAGGGGAGGCCAAGAGATTCCAACTGAAATTGATTTGTCATACTCAGtattttgggggttaaaaactGTGCCAGGGTAATTTTGGGCATAGAAAAGTCTGTGGGCATCTCATctagtgataaaaaaaaaatactttctgAGGTTTCATTTTATGTCATGTGTCCTGCTAGGGAGGGGGGACGTTGGGGAGGTCTAACTACCGCAAAAACGCACAAAATGTTTGcaaatactacaatactacaaaaaaatacaggaaaTATTGCATATCGCACAGAAGGGGGAGGTTTTGAAGAGCATCCATGGCACCCCGATATTCCTCAGGTTTCCTGCTAGATCATCCTGTACCACCGATAAATCCCGAGGAGGACTAATTAGAACTGCAACACCGcaatatttaaattttttacTGCAAAACCactgtttaaaaacaaaatcttgCACCTCGCAGTGTTTGAAATACCACATCACCACAtattttttgctcttttactGCAATATCGTACAAAAAAGGGCCAATGCCTTAATTCGACAAACCCTAACGTCCCCCCTGCTAAACTTTGAAGATGATAGTCAAtgagataatttttttgtaaaagccTAGTAAAAAGACTCATTTCTTAGGGCCACCTCAAAATCCTGagacttaaagccgcattgtcaccagtttactttcagTCGATTATGtagcaatctccgatgatttttaatggaaaacgcgaaaaatatttcaaaatattgaaagcagtgtgtctagtggaagtttcttcaaggatgtgatcgatagtttagagcggatggcctgttaaatatctcggattctaatagattcttttgtcttttaacggttgaggtttcctttGGActtccggaagtaaactggtgacaatgcggctttaagggtTTATCTGATCCCCTTGTCATCTTTATCAAGCAAGCTACTTAAAGTACCCAACCTCTAAATCTTGACAGTCTTACCTTTTGCTAGTAGACCAAATCCTATCCATTTAACTTTGTTGCCATAGCCGCCAACATAGCTAGTCACTATGGTTGCAAAAAGGCCAGCGATGTTTCCTATAGCAGACAAAGCACCAATTTCTCTGCTAGATAAATGAAAGCGACGCTCTATCGACTGGAGAACAATGAGACGAATTCCAATTTGGACAATACCTAGGAAAAGTAAGAAAGTTTTATAGATATCAAGTTATGTTTTTCAGGACTGCTGCATGTTTCAGTACTGCTGCATGCATGTCTACCTAAAATCTTGATGAATTCTAATCAAAAGAAATATTCATATTATCAGCagtggaggggggagggggggggggtaaggcCTTGTGTTATGTTATCCTGttaaataagtaaaaaataaagatttaaagattttaaaatattaaccAAATTATATTTAGATTGCACGAATGATTGCCTTAATAAAATCTAAGCAAAGATGCTTAAAATTTGATTAGTTTACTGCTGACGAACTAACACTTCTTCTCATTCACCCAGTATCTTCTACTTACTTTTCCTAACCACACCTAAGAGAAAGGACGAATTTCCACTTTAAAAGAGGGAAGGAATATACCTACCATAGACTAACTAACGATTTGCAGCTAGACATTTGTTTCCTGTCCTGTTGTTTTAATTTATTCTAATGCATTGTTTTTGATTTGTTATTCTGCAATAGCTGTTACAGAAAAATACTCTCCTTAAAGCCATAATAATTTGTTTGCCTAAATAAACAAAGGCAGTCACCATCACAGCTGCACAAGCAGAATAGCTTtcaagataaaaatataatttgggTAAAGAAATACAGACCTGTcaaattttcaagaaaaacaaaacaaatttaatAACGCACTCTGTATAATTTTTTCGACAGACGttcaactttttttaatatggaATATTTAATCATTTTGTAAcgtaaaaaattaaataaagaaTGTCCATGAGAAATTTAACTTAATAAAGTGGGCCCAATAAAGTGTTTATTATAAATTGAAACCGGAAGTTGACCGTAAAGgcgaaaatgaaaatattatcAACATGgagcacacaaaaaaaaatgtaaatacaaaTTTTTAAAGGCTTCTTACATTACTTAAATTACATTTTATTAGTTTCAGTACATGGGTCGTATAAATATACGATATACGAACGCACCAGAGCGATCGCACAGATGCGTTCTTTAGCACGCGTACTTGATATTCGAgtatcaaattttaaaaacccATCACCGATGCTTTGAACCTGAAATTGTAGCTTGCAATCTGAGCTCAAGATATGAGCTCTGATTGAGCAAATCTAAAGAAGGAGCAAATCTAATGCATTACAGTTTCACTTTGTGTGACTTATTCAAAGTGTTGTAGAATTAATTTGCGCTCAGGGTCTATGCATAGTTCTAATTAATCGGTCAGAATTTAAAGTTCGCACGTGAAAGGAACTACTCAAGCAAGACGACCTTTCTTCGATTATCAAACACTGCCAGCAAAGAAAGATCATGTCAGCAATTGCAAACCCTTCATGTAAAGTATTTACAGATACTTTTAGCTCACCAGAGATCACAGAAGCAGCGGTGAAGAAGAAGAGAAACCACTTCGGTGTGTTGAATCCACGAAGAAATTCCGGTCGAAATTTCCCCCATCCATATCTAAACACTTTAGAATCTACAACAGCCTTCATGGCTCAACAGTTAGACAAGTGAAGGACCACTGAAGTCCTAACAATTTATCTAAGTGGGGAGCTCAGTGAGATAACTCATTTTGGAAAATTATAACCGTGAGTATGAGAAAATAGCAGCCACCTTCCTCGCTTTGTTTGGGACAGTCGGCTTCAAGCCTCGTTTTCATGAGCGCTTTGGAAATACTGGGATGTTTTGTGTTTGaccttgaaataaaataaaatattgatttaTGTTGTTCTTTCTGCAGCGGCAGATACAAAGGCATGTAGCCTTGGCTTAATGGACTAAACAATTATTCTATAGAGCAGGTGGATTTCAAAACGATCAGAATCGTAAAATAACAGTCCCAAGACTCGCTCAGAAGGTGGCATATTGTTAGAATACGAAAATATGCAAAGCGAGCACGGCATCAAAGCCGTGTCTTAAAACGAAGAAAATCATTTTCTTGCGAAGTAGGAGCATGCGAGCGAGGTACCCCAAGACACCTTTGTTTAATAATTAAGTTTCCTGTGCAGCCGTCTTGGTTATTAAAATTATTCTTGATTTGGACGGGATGTTGCGAAATACactcctttttataagaacgtctaattttcagttgaggctgggccgtttttatttttgggagATTTGAAgcctgaatatgttcttaacgatttTCTTAAATCTTAGTGTATATAAGTATACAATACCCAAGGAATTATTAGAAAGCGAATTACACTTATGATCGATAGCAATAATAGGGTTGTTACGCATCAGgacttaaaaagaaaaatatttctgcCATCTAAGCATCGGCATAATgttggcatgttcttaaaaatgGGTAAAATTTCAGGCTGGAAGTTCTATTAAAAAGGGttcatataaaaaagagtgtataaaAGTCCCCTAGACACCAAACTCCTTATAGACATTTAGGGAAGACAGTTTCGAAAATGAATTGAGAGATCTTGACTTTCATAATATTCTTGTGTGCGCGCCCGCAGATTTTTCTTATTGTGTGTTTCTTTTATCAAGTAAGGAAATGCTTTTGGTTGTTGTCGATTAATTCAAAGCTTCTCTTAATGAGTTTAAGAGTTCTGATAGAATCCTAGCTTATCCAATTTTGGTATCGCCGTTTCTTTGATATTTATCTTTATCTTACAACCAAATTTGGTTCGCGCGCCCCGTTTTTAAAACTCGAAAAAATGCACTAAGTTTTCTTATCCGTTAATCATGAAATCTCAGCAGAAACCATCCGGCTAAACTAATCTTTCGAAAAAGCGGCCAGGGCAAGCACAAGCTAGGAGTCCTGGGCTAACACCCCGCCTCCTCCGATGATTGAGAGATCAGAAAACGCAGCAAATTTTTGGAGCTTTGAAACGGAGGACGCGCAACAACTAATTTGGTTTTAAAAAGCCTTTTATACAAACACACTTTTAGGGATCGTGtagagttaaaaaaaaaggaaataaaaaaactggATAGAGGTAAtccaacccacccctcccctagtcTCCCTCTTAGCCGTTCTGGAAAGTTTCGAACCCCAGACGCCGCGCGATGCATTAGTGGAGAGGTTGAAAAAGCGCACGGTGCATGACGGTCAAGATGCGGTATCGGGTTCGGAGTGGGTACGAGCCCGCTTCTAAACTTGTCACGCAAGCTCAAGCGCCGCCTAGCGAGACGATTCCAGGAAGGTTGTGAGGGACACTAACCCACCCCTatccgatttttttttatatagacaGAACTTGACACCATAGAACATGATATTCGCAGCTTTTAAGTTTTACTAGCACATtattccctccccccttacgaGGGTTTTCCGGTAAGTTATGGCTCCCTGTACGTGTGAAGGCCATGACCGTGCCATAGATAGGGTCTAAGTGCGTTTGACCATTGATCTTAAACAGGGAGGGGACCAAGAGTTTAGAACCGAGCTCCCTTTTTAGAATGGTTTCTTGTCCATAGTCCCCCTAAACAACAAACTTCTTCAGTCCAAAAAATTCGGTTCCTTTCGGCCCTCTCCCCTGGCTCTAGGATGTCGTGTTTAGCTCCCGCCTTTCCCCACTTCTGTCACACATATCttcaaatttcaattttaATCAATATAATGACCCAAATtgtattttaaaagaaatctTGTAATAACTATCTAAAAAGTTTATACTTCATTAGCCAAATTTAATCGAAAGTCTGGTAGTGATAACATCTTAAAATCGTCTGATGGGAATGAATGTACTAAAAGCCTAACTTCCGCAAGTTATACTAACAGAGCTAGGCTCTAAATCAACAAGTGCACCGTATTTATAGTGTTATTAAGCATTGTCGCTGGGGTGGCCACTGCCTGAAATTTTTATTGTGTTCCTAGTTGTTCTTGTACGTCCCTCCgattcaggttagtgtaggacagcttgaagagacgggaacctccggtttagtgttttttattcTATAAGACTGGAAACACACTTCAACTCGCTTGTGACACAAACTCGAGTCAAGGCATAAACTCGGGACAATTCCCaggccaggattcgaacctgaaCCACAGCGGTGACACACTAGGCCAATCGTGCTTCCACAAATGCTTTCCTTACActggtaattttttttgctagGATGGCAATATACCGGTTGACAGAGACTGTTTAACTTAGGCAACAGGTTGATTGGATCAGAAAAGGCGACAATGTTTTAATAAATAGTGGGCTCCTAATTCGGTAAGATTATCAATAAAGACACAGTTGTCATTACATATGATAGACATCTCTGAAGGCAGACTACTTGCAAATGAGCTATTCGCTACTGAAAGTCTATTTTCCACATCTGTAGTTagcaaaaaatggcagaaAGCTCAAACCCGCTTCCAAAAGTCGTGTTCGTATTCGATTCCGCCTAATCAAAACAActttaacataaaaaatagCTGGATTAGGTAGAATTGTTCTAGGTTTAGTACAGGTATTATGACTGAAAATTGAGCTCATTTATCGGAATGTGCTCTCAGTGACACGCCTTTTTATGAAAATGAGATTCGGTGAATATTTTGGACCTCACTTGAGCGCTAGAAAGAGCTTTGGCAGGATCACACCACATTCACTCTGTAGATCTTTGCCGCCTGTTACCTTGTTGTTTGGTTTGTGAAGTTAGGTTTTCAAAATGGCTTCAGCGGAGCATCTTACAAAGGTGAAAGCCAAACTCCAGGCGATAAAGGAGAAAATCGATGAAACAGAAGATCGTGAATTAGCGGCAATGGAAAAGTTGCGAGAGGCAGAGGAACGATTCGAGAAAGCAGAAGGCGAGGCGGAATCGTTCAAGCGACGAATCCAACTTATTGAAGCTGAATCCAGGCGAGTCAAGGAATTATCGCAGAAGAAAGATCATGAGTTGGAAGAGATGCATAAGAGATCGAAAGAAGAGGAGAATCTCTGCAAAACCCTTGAAGTAACTGACCGTGAGAGCGACGAAAAAATGCGAGAGCTTGAAGACGCTCTAGAAGAAGCAATTGAGTTGGATAAATCCACCGCCGATAAACTAGCAGAGGTTGAGCTCAAAATTAAAGTTGTTCAGGGCGAGCTAGAAAAGGCTGTTGAGAGGGGCGACAGAGCT from Nematostella vectensis chromosome 14, jaNemVect1.1, whole genome shotgun sequence carries:
- the LOC5510285 gene encoding solute carrier organic anion transporter family member 4C1 isoform X2, whose protein sequence is MCLGCLLHASPHFLSGPYRPENLALVYEDQQLCTQNTTSLDKFCQSGDGSAWYYMFIFFLAEVMISAGGAPTVPLGQTYLDENTHPKDFPVYLGVFLTLTALGVGVGQVLGGLLLGIYVDIELPNDLRHMTPDDPRWVGAWWLGYFCGGIVTLIIAFAISGFTAVLPGSRERREEFILKGDIPTWDGMHGTVKEIAPSTKSLLRNPTFMLNSLAVWVGVFFLSGVAPFAFKYVTFKFGISPSTITSGVGVPSVFVTLGGIIGGSLLVRRLKLKDACRGSAKMCMVLSIVGLIAIPAFYIPGCSTLEFAGVNVPYNDSSEMDSSLTAPCNQNCSCLRSNYNPVCGVNGIMYFAPCQAGCTTKLDTQTFTNCSCVSTGPSALPSGTPMAKEGYCDRKCKNFYLFVISLGVTILIFGVALTPVRTVLIRCVPENQRAYALGFQVVFLKLFAFLPAPLIFGAFFDRHCVLWEDSCEGRGSCLYYEMNALDTWLQTTSTIASACGAFFFFLSWKLYKAPPTQHTLMTTVTRSTEDFKDGETIPLTSMTTSEKCEGSVSSEKQEEFPTSN
- the LOC5510284 gene encoding tropomyosin alpha-4 chain, coding for MASAEHLTKVKAKLQAIKEKIDETEDRELAAMEKLREAEERFEKAEGEAESFKRRIQLIEAESRRVKELSQKKDHELEEMHKRSKEEENLCKTLEVTDRESDEKMRELEDALEEAIELDKSTADKLAEVELKIKVVQGELEKAVERGDRAEMMCEHLMNDFTGTSEVLRDLEVKDAAASEREIDNEDKIEFIQENLKQMVYRYEEAERKAPPLEMLLDQLVEDLELYRLKRKQVDEEMKAMGELVEQVTIEAKPKPAAIFEQMAQQEQAGEEKAAEEEEEE
- the LOC5510285 gene encoding solute carrier organic anion transporter family member 4A1 isoform X1: MKAVVDSKVFRYGWGKFRPEFLRGFNTPKWFLFFFTAASVISGIVQIGIRLIVLQSIERRFHLSSREIGALSAIGNIAGLFATIVTSYVGGYGNKVKWIGFGLLAKGLGCLLHASPHFLSGPYRPENLALVYEDQQLCTQNTTSLDKFCQSGDGSAWYYMFIFFLAEVMISAGGAPTVPLGQTYLDENTHPKDFPVYLGVFLTLTALGVGVGQVLGGLLLGIYVDIELPNDLRHMTPDDPRWVGAWWLGYFCGGIVTLIIAFAISGFTAVLPGSRERREEFILKGDIPTWDGMHGTVKEIAPSTKSLLRNPTFMLNSLAVWVGVFFLSGVAPFAFKYVTFKFGISPSTITSGVGVPSVFVTLGGIIGGSLLVRRLKLKDACRGSAKMCMVLSIVGLIAIPAFYIPGCSTLEFAGVNVPYNDSSEMDSSLTAPCNQNCSCLRSNYNPVCGVNGIMYFAPCQAGCTTKLDTQTFTNCSCVSTGPSALPSGTPMAKEGYCDRKCKNFYLFVISLGVTILIFGVALTPVRTVLIRCVPENQRAYALGFQVVFLKLFAFLPAPLIFGAFFDRHCVLWEDSCEGRGSCLYYEMNALDTWLQTTSTIASACGAFFFFLSWKLYKAPPTQHTLMTTVTRSTEDFKDGETIPLTSMTTSEKCEGSVSSEKQEEFPTSN